From Bacteroidota bacterium, the proteins below share one genomic window:
- a CDS encoding AMP nucleosidase, whose protein sequence is MESKEEIVSNWLPRYTGVALEDFGKYILLTNFHHYVKLFSEWYNVPIIGADKPMPTATANGITIINFGIGSPNAALIMDLLSAIKPKAALFLGKCGGLKKKNAVGDLILPIAAVRGEGTSDDYLPPEVPALPAFSLQKAVSTTIRDYDKDYWTGTVYSTNRRVWEHDLDFKEYLESTRAMAIDMETATIFLVGFANKIPTGALLLVSDQPMVSEGVKTAESDKKVTANFVEDHLRIGIDSLKQLINDGLTVKHLRF, encoded by the coding sequence ATGGAAAGTAAAGAAGAAATCGTTTCCAACTGGTTGCCCCGTTATACCGGGGTGGCGCTAGAGGATTTTGGTAAATATATCCTCCTGACCAATTTTCATCATTACGTAAAGCTCTTCTCCGAATGGTACAATGTGCCGATCATTGGCGCGGATAAGCCTATGCCTACCGCAACGGCCAACGGCATCACCATTATCAATTTCGGGATCGGAAGTCCGAACGCGGCCCTCATCATGGACCTGTTGAGCGCGATCAAACCGAAAGCCGCGCTATTTCTGGGAAAATGCGGCGGTCTGAAAAAGAAAAACGCTGTCGGTGACCTGATCCTTCCAATCGCAGCTGTGCGTGGCGAAGGAACCTCCGACGACTACCTCCCGCCCGAAGTGCCGGCGCTCCCCGCCTTCAGTCTTCAAAAAGCTGTTTCCACGACCATCCGCGATTACGATAAGGACTACTGGACCGGTACCGTCTACTCCACCAACCGCCGTGTCTGGGAACACGATCTGGATTTCAAGGAATATTTGGAATCGACCCGTGCTATGGCGATTGACATGGAGACGGCCACGATCTTCCTCGTCGGCTTTGCCAACAAGATCCCGACCGGCGCACTGCTGCTGGTATCGGATCAACCGATGGTTTCCGAAGGAGTTAAAACCGCTGAAAGCGACAAGAAAGTCACTGCCAATTTCGTCGAAGACCATCTCCGCATCGGCATCGACTCGCTCAAACAACTGATCAACGACGGCTTGACGGTCAAACACCTCCGCTTCTGA
- a CDS encoding S8 family peptidase, producing the protein MKKLSLLALAAFMQLTAATPSLASNPVASASANAAHRVNGVPFNGAQAWPDRLVVRVLPEYRDLCSTTGIADPKFQEAVQHLQAASVQRKYPHLRQPSVAVNRYGRKPIDMSLVYEVRFNPSFTLSEAIQSLLSTGILAYAEPLYLHELDYTPNDPDIATQYHISKIQAPAAWDIQKGDTNISVGIVDSGTDWDHPDLEDNIKYNYADPIDGIDNDADGYVDNFRGWDVSENDNNPMVVNQDHGSHVSGCAAATTDNGVGVASPAFRCRFVGVKSSLDGSTTSIDNGYDGIVYAATVANCDIVNCSWGRAGGPSSFENDVIDLVTFDYDALVVAAAGNSSSDMDHYPSSYPRAFSVASTTITDGKSGFSNYGYNVDIAAPGSNIYSTVYNNNYVSYSGTSMASPVVAGCAALVKSQFPAMGALQIAEQLRMTSDNIYTVSGNAAYRDKLGKGRVNLFRAVSDSLSPGVIVEQINTRDGNDGVFVIGDTLSFVATFKNMLRPTTALTCSMTTGTPTYMQVIQSNFNIGALGTLDTISNFSVPFQAIVKAGTPTNQSVTFRLVLTDGSWTDAFAFRVTVNVDYINIGINDVATTITSKGMIGYNQSGQIEGLGFTYMGGPTILYEMGLMIGASGTQVSDNVRGDGGSYDSDFSSYLTVSGQEPGTVSDFDAYGQFVDNGTTSSTPLPVLVSHRAYAWAAPAADRKYIIVDYTIRNNGVNTLNNLYAGLFADWDIPQYGNNKSDTDAGRKMGYTWSTDAGGLWAGMKLLTSGGFNHYAVDNVTGGNGGLDLSDGFSNTEKYSALSSSRSPAGNTASTGNDVIDVVSSGPFTLAAGDSIRVAFALIAGEDLTMIQASADAAQVRWDNTVLTTGLIALPSAETFGLSTIYPNPAGSNAMLRFTLDRSGKVELSIYNALGERVQSVLAQTLGAGSYSTGVDLNKLESGTYFVRLTCDGQSATRPLQVVH; encoded by the coding sequence ATGAAAAAACTGTCTTTACTGGCACTCGCTGCGTTCATGCAGTTGACGGCTGCCACCCCATCGCTGGCTTCTAATCCTGTCGCCAGTGCCTCAGCTAATGCTGCACATCGCGTTAACGGTGTTCCCTTTAACGGAGCGCAGGCATGGCCCGACCGGCTCGTTGTTCGCGTGCTTCCCGAGTACCGTGACCTGTGTTCTACGACCGGGATTGCAGATCCGAAATTTCAGGAAGCCGTCCAGCACCTCCAGGCAGCATCGGTACAACGTAAATATCCCCATCTGCGCCAGCCTTCCGTCGCGGTGAACCGTTATGGTCGCAAGCCGATCGACATGAGCCTGGTGTACGAAGTCCGGTTCAATCCTTCCTTCACCTTATCGGAGGCGATCCAGTCGCTCCTGTCGACCGGTATCCTGGCATACGCGGAACCCCTCTATCTGCATGAACTGGATTATACGCCCAACGACCCGGATATCGCCACCCAGTATCACATCAGCAAGATCCAGGCGCCTGCCGCCTGGGATATTCAGAAAGGCGACACCAACATCAGTGTTGGCATCGTTGACAGCGGAACGGATTGGGACCATCCTGATCTGGAAGACAACATCAAGTACAATTATGCCGATCCGATTGACGGAATCGACAACGACGCCGACGGCTACGTCGACAACTTCCGCGGATGGGATGTCAGCGAGAATGATAACAACCCGATGGTCGTCAACCAGGACCACGGTTCCCACGTTTCCGGTTGCGCTGCTGCAACGACCGATAATGGAGTAGGTGTTGCCTCTCCCGCCTTCCGTTGCCGTTTCGTTGGCGTAAAATCTTCGCTCGACGGCAGCACCACTTCGATTGACAACGGTTACGATGGGATCGTGTATGCGGCTACCGTGGCCAACTGCGATATCGTGAATTGCTCCTGGGGAAGAGCGGGCGGCCCCAGTTCGTTCGAAAATGACGTGATCGACCTGGTCACCTTCGATTACGACGCGCTGGTTGTTGCGGCTGCCGGAAACAGCAGCTCCGACATGGACCATTATCCAAGTTCCTACCCGCGCGCGTTTTCCGTAGCGTCGACGACGATCACCGATGGTAAATCCGGGTTCTCGAACTACGGTTACAATGTCGATATCGCGGCGCCGGGAAGTAACATCTATTCGACCGTTTACAACAACAATTACGTCTCGTACAGCGGAACCTCGATGGCTTCGCCGGTCGTGGCAGGTTGCGCGGCGCTGGTGAAGTCTCAGTTTCCTGCCATGGGCGCATTGCAGATCGCGGAGCAGTTGCGCATGACATCCGACAACATTTATACCGTGAGCGGTAACGCGGCCTACCGGGACAAACTCGGAAAAGGACGCGTCAACCTCTTCCGTGCGGTCAGCGACAGCCTTTCTCCCGGCGTGATCGTCGAGCAGATCAATACGCGTGACGGTAACGACGGTGTGTTCGTGATCGGCGATACGCTTTCCTTCGTCGCCACCTTCAAGAATATGCTTCGTCCCACCACGGCGCTTACCTGTTCGATGACCACGGGCACCCCGACCTACATGCAGGTCATTCAATCCAACTTCAACATCGGTGCACTGGGTACGCTGGATACGATCTCCAACTTCTCCGTCCCTTTCCAGGCGATCGTAAAAGCCGGTACCCCCACGAACCAATCCGTGACCTTCCGTCTGGTGCTGACCGACGGCAGTTGGACGGACGCGTTTGCCTTCCGCGTAACGGTGAATGTCGATTACATCAATATCGGAATCAACGACGTGGCCACCACGATCACCAGTAAGGGCATGATCGGTTACAATCAGTCCGGACAGATTGAAGGACTTGGTTTCACGTACATGGGCGGACCGACGATTCTGTATGAAATGGGATTGATGATCGGTGCAAGCGGAACCCAGGTTTCCGACAACGTACGGGGCGATGGCGGTAGCTACGATTCCGACTTCAGTTCCTACCTGACCGTCAGCGGCCAGGAGCCGGGCACTGTTTCCGACTTTGACGCGTATGGTCAGTTCGTTGACAATGGCACGACTTCCTCGACTCCGTTACCGGTCCTGGTTTCTCACCGTGCTTATGCCTGGGCGGCTCCGGCTGCTGATCGTAAGTACATCATCGTCGACTATACCATTCGCAACAATGGAGTCAATACGCTGAATAACCTGTATGCAGGCCTGTTCGCCGATTGGGACATTCCGCAATACGGCAACAACAAATCGGATACCGATGCCGGTCGGAAGATGGGTTATACCTGGAGTACCGATGCCGGTGGACTGTGGGCCGGTATGAAACTCCTTACCTCCGGAGGGTTCAATCATTACGCGGTCGACAACGTGACCGGCGGTAATGGCGGCTTGGATCTTTCCGATGGCTTCAGCAACACGGAGAAATATTCCGCCCTGTCTTCTTCCCGCAGCCCTGCAGGAAATACCGCGTCAACGGGTAACGACGTGATCGACGTAGTGTCGAGTGGTCCCTTTACGCTTGCCGCCGGAGATTCCATCCGGGTCGCATTCGCCCTCATCGCCGGCGAAGATCTGACCATGATCCAGGCCTCGGCGGATGCAGCGCAAGTGCGTTGGGACAATACCGTCCTGACGACGGGACTGATCGCGCTTCCGTCAGCCGAAACGTTTGGTTTGTCGACGATCTATCCGAACCCGGCAGGCAGCAATGCCATGTTGCGCTTCACGCTGGACCGTTCTGGCAAAGTGGAACTTTCCATTTACAATGCACTGGGTGAACGCGTACAATCAGTTCTTGCACAGACCCTCGGAGCGGGTTCTTATTCCACGGGTGTTGACCTGAACAAACTCGAGTCAGGAACCTATTTCGTGCGCCTGACCTGCGACGGTCAGTCCGCGACGCGCCCGCTGCAGGTGGTACATTGA
- a CDS encoding DUF5606 domain-containing protein, translating to MEFKDILAVPGMPGLYKVVGNNKNGFIVESILDGKRSMVNGQQRIMTLIDIAVYTSGEEKPLREIFLSLQEKTNGKLPVDLKGDDKKIRDYFRSIVPDFDEERVYNSDIKKMLNWFQLLNGKVDFTKPVEADAAAVKKEDDKPAVPKVHEAHGPKAEQHAKTSTARTRKKV from the coding sequence ATGGAATTCAAAGACATTCTTGCCGTTCCGGGAATGCCGGGACTTTACAAAGTCGTCGGTAACAACAAGAACGGTTTTATCGTGGAGTCCATCCTCGATGGTAAGCGCTCCATGGTCAATGGCCAGCAACGCATCATGACCCTGATCGATATCGCCGTCTATACCAGCGGTGAGGAGAAGCCGTTGCGTGAGATCTTCCTGAGTCTTCAGGAGAAAACCAATGGAAAATTGCCGGTCGATTTGAAGGGCGACGACAAGAAGATCCGGGATTACTTCCGGTCCATTGTTCCGGACTTTGACGAGGAGCGGGTGTACAATTCGGACATCAAGAAGATGCTCAACTGGTTTCAGTTGCTGAATGGTAAGGTGGATTTCACCAAGCCTGTAGAAGCTGATGCCGCTGCCGTCAAGAAAGAAGACGATAAACCTGCGGTACCGAAAGTGCACGAAGCACATGGTCCCAAGGCGGAGCAGCACGCCAAGACCTCCACAGCCCGAACCCGGAAAAAGGTATAA
- a CDS encoding EVE domain-containing protein → MAYWLVKSDPDTYGWSDLVRDKKTTWDGVRNHLAKRHLSGMKKGDQVLFYHSGKESAIVAIAGVANAPKPEPNDPDWICVDLVPLKPLQQPVTLKTIKAEKKLADFPLVKIGRLSVMPVAEAAFDLLVEMGS, encoded by the coding sequence ATGGCTTACTGGCTTGTAAAATCCGACCCCGACACCTACGGCTGGTCTGATCTTGTTCGTGATAAGAAAACCACCTGGGACGGTGTTCGCAATCATCTTGCGAAACGTCATTTATCTGGAATGAAGAAAGGCGATCAGGTGCTTTTCTATCACAGCGGAAAGGAATCGGCTATTGTAGCCATTGCCGGGGTCGCCAATGCTCCCAAACCGGAGCCGAATGATCCCGACTGGATCTGTGTTGACCTTGTACCGCTTAAACCATTGCAACAACCGGTGACCCTCAAAACTATAAAAGCCGAGAAAAAACTCGCAGACTTTCCGCTGGTGAAGATCGGTCGCCTTTCCGTGATGCCTGTTGCGGAAGCAGCGTTCGATTTGCTGGTTGAAATGGGATCCTGA
- a CDS encoding type I restriction enzyme HsdR N-terminal domain-containing protein: protein MRQHLLHFLLVDRSYPKGLIAVEKSLKVGTLDKRFDLLVYDREHHPILLAECKAPEIPLDQLVFDQAARYNRTLQVPYLLITNGLETKLCRVDPDLQVLVPLPDLPGHSEL from the coding sequence GTGCGTCAACACCTCCTGCATTTTCTGCTCGTGGACAGATCGTATCCGAAAGGCCTGATCGCCGTCGAAAAATCGTTGAAAGTCGGGACGCTTGATAAGCGATTCGATCTTTTGGTCTATGACCGGGAGCATCACCCCATTCTCCTTGCGGAATGCAAAGCGCCGGAAATTCCGCTGGATCAGCTTGTTTTCGACCAGGCCGCCCGGTATAACCGTACCCTTCAGGTGCCCTATCTCCTCATTACCAATGGTCTGGAAACCAAATTATGTCGTGTCGATCCGGATCTGCAGGTCTTGGTACCCTTGCCGGACCTTCCAGGACATTCGGAATTATGA
- the holA gene encoding DNA polymerase III subunit delta, with protein sequence MTFDQIIGDIRKKVYAPVYFLHGDEAFYIDAIADALEKNVLNESEREFNQTVLYGKDTDLLSLISTAKRYPMMSSYQVVIVKEAQDIRNLVSKAEGKDSRDPLIEYLHKPTPTTILVFCYKYKTLDKRTRLYKALQNGCVLFESKKLYDNQVPDWITRHVLSKGFRTNPKATQLMAEYLGTDLSRIANEIDKLILNLKPGDEITATLVEDNIGISKEFNVFELQNALGKRNIFKANQIVQYFGKNPKNNPLVMTIPSIFTFFMKLLTYHSLTDRSRNAVASALGISPYFVTEYEHAAKAYPYPLVIRNISYLRDYDLRAKGVRNESTGDDDLLKELVFKLMH encoded by the coding sequence ATGACCTTCGACCAGATCATCGGCGATATCCGAAAGAAAGTCTATGCACCCGTGTATTTCCTGCACGGCGACGAGGCGTTCTACATCGATGCGATCGCGGATGCTTTGGAAAAGAATGTCCTGAATGAATCGGAACGGGAGTTTAACCAGACCGTGCTGTATGGCAAAGACACGGACCTGCTCTCCCTGATCAGCACGGCCAAGCGGTACCCGATGATGTCGAGCTACCAGGTGGTCATTGTCAAGGAAGCTCAGGATATCCGCAACCTGGTTTCGAAAGCCGAAGGCAAAGACAGTCGCGACCCGCTTATTGAATATTTACATAAGCCGACGCCCACCACCATCCTGGTTTTCTGCTACAAGTATAAGACACTGGATAAGCGGACGCGCTTGTATAAAGCACTGCAGAACGGTTGCGTCCTTTTCGAATCAAAGAAACTTTACGACAACCAGGTCCCTGATTGGATCACGCGGCATGTACTTTCCAAGGGCTTCCGCACCAACCCCAAGGCGACCCAGCTAATGGCCGAGTACCTCGGCACCGATCTCTCCCGTATCGCGAATGAGATCGACAAACTGATCCTCAACCTGAAGCCGGGTGATGAAATCACCGCAACATTGGTGGAAGACAACATTGGCATCAGCAAAGAATTCAATGTCTTCGAATTGCAAAACGCGCTGGGCAAGCGCAATATTTTCAAGGCCAACCAGATCGTCCAGTACTTCGGAAAGAACCCCAAGAACAATCCGCTGGTGATGACAATTCCGTCCATCTTCACCTTTTTCATGAAGCTGCTGACCTATCATTCCCTCACCGACCGATCGCGCAACGCCGTTGCTTCTGCACTGGGCATCAGTCCTTACTTCGTGACTGAATACGAACATGCCGCGAAGGCCTACCCCTATCCGCTCGTGATCCGGAACATTTCCTACCTCCGCGACTACGACCTGCGTGCCAAAGGCGTCCGTAACGAATCAACAGGCGATGATGATTTGTTGAAGGAGTTGGTGTTTAAGTTGATGCATTGA
- a CDS encoding TonB-dependent receptor: MRHLLPLLILAFFTSGALAQTGDIRGFVYEQETSEPAIYTSVYLKGTTHGVQTNLDGYYSITRVPAGDYVLMVTSVGFDTIKEPITIKAGDILTKKLYLRKSAIQMKEIEISGENEEKKTEVKVSVNKVTPKEIKQLPTVGGEPDLAQYLQVLPGVIFSGDQGGQLYIRGGTPIQNKVLLDGMIIYNPFHSIGLYSVFDADIIRGADVYTGGFNAEYGDRISSVMDITTRDGNKKRIAGRASVNPFTAKFLLEGPLKKEKENQEGSSSFIITSRNSYLDKTSKSLYSYVDTAGLPFAFNDLYGKISLNSSSGSKVNFFGFNFTDRVNYKEIADLDWKSFGLGTNFVLVPSGSSVLIDGNFAYSNYRINLDERDEQSRFSEISGFNTSLNFSYFIKKDELRYGLEIVGFRTDFQFSNAYSKSIGQTENTTQLAGYFKYKKIAGKLIAEPGIRINYYSSLSELTAEPRLGLKFNATDKLRFKAAGGYYSQNLLSGTSDRDVVNLFYGFLSGSDNIPETFDGEDVTSRLQKAQHAIAGFELDLPFHLNLNVEGYFKNFSQLQNLNRDKVYDDNSENSEKPDYLKKDFIIESGTARGIDFLLKYDYRGLYLWATYSLGYVKRYDGVRTYWPSFDRRHNLNLVGSYTFGKDKAWMTSVRWNFGSPFPFTQSQGYYEQLNLNNGLGTDILQQNGQIAIYYAGINEGRLSYFHRLDVSVQRTFKLAKNTKLEVQASATNLYDRNNIFYFDRLSGTKVYQLPILPSLGAALSF, translated from the coding sequence ATGCGTCACCTACTTCCTCTCCTGATCCTGGCGTTCTTCACCTCAGGCGCGCTCGCTCAGACCGGCGACATCCGGGGCTTTGTCTATGAACAGGAAACATCCGAACCCGCCATCTACACCAGTGTCTACTTAAAAGGCACTACGCACGGTGTCCAGACCAACCTGGACGGCTACTATTCCATCACCCGCGTCCCCGCGGGCGATTATGTGCTGATGGTCACGTCGGTCGGCTTCGATACCATCAAGGAGCCCATCACCATCAAGGCTGGCGATATCCTCACGAAAAAACTATACCTCCGCAAGTCGGCGATCCAGATGAAAGAGATCGAGATCTCCGGCGAGAACGAGGAAAAGAAGACCGAGGTTAAAGTTTCCGTCAACAAGGTTACGCCCAAGGAAATCAAGCAGCTTCCGACCGTAGGCGGCGAACCCGATCTTGCCCAGTATCTGCAGGTACTGCCCGGTGTGATCTTCTCCGGCGACCAGGGCGGACAATTGTACATACGCGGCGGCACCCCGATCCAGAACAAAGTCCTGCTCGACGGGATGATCATCTATAATCCGTTCCACTCCATCGGCCTCTACTCGGTATTCGACGCCGATATTATTCGCGGAGCCGACGTTTATACCGGTGGCTTCAACGCGGAATACGGCGACCGCATCTCCTCGGTGATGGACATCACCACCCGCGACGGCAACAAGAAAAGAATCGCCGGCCGCGCTTCGGTGAATCCGTTTACGGCCAAGTTCCTGCTCGAAGGTCCGCTAAAGAAGGAAAAAGAGAACCAGGAAGGCAGTTCGTCGTTCATCATCACCAGCCGGAATTCGTATCTCGACAAAACGTCGAAAAGCCTTTACAGCTACGTGGATACGGCAGGGCTGCCCTTCGCCTTCAACGACCTGTACGGCAAGATCTCGCTCAACTCCTCTTCCGGCAGTAAAGTCAATTTCTTCGGTTTCAATTTCACCGATCGGGTGAACTACAAGGAAATTGCCGACCTCGACTGGAAATCATTCGGGCTGGGAACCAATTTCGTGTTGGTTCCCTCCGGCAGTTCGGTCCTGATCGACGGTAACTTCGCTTACAGCAATTACCGCATCAACCTGGATGAACGCGATGAGCAATCACGCTTTTCGGAGATCAGCGGCTTCAACACCAGCCTGAATTTTTCGTACTTCATCAAGAAGGATGAATTGCGCTACGGCCTCGAGATCGTCGGTTTCCGGACCGACTTCCAGTTCTCCAACGCCTATTCGAAATCCATCGGTCAAACGGAGAACACCACACAACTGGCGGGATATTTCAAGTACAAGAAGATCGCCGGCAAACTGATCGCCGAACCGGGCATTCGGATCAACTACTACTCCTCGCTGTCCGAACTGACGGCAGAGCCTCGCCTGGGTCTTAAATTCAATGCGACGGACAAACTTCGTTTCAAAGCCGCCGGCGGTTATTATTCCCAGAACCTGCTCAGCGGCACCTCGGACCGTGATGTCGTCAACCTGTTTTACGGCTTTCTCTCCGGCAGCGACAACATTCCTGAAACCTTCGACGGCGAAGATGTCACCTCCCGCCTCCAAAAGGCGCAACACGCCATCGCCGGCTTCGAGCTCGATCTGCCATTCCACCTCAACCTGAACGTTGAAGGGTACTTCAAGAACTTTTCCCAATTGCAAAACCTGAACCGCGACAAAGTCTATGATGACAACAGCGAAAACAGCGAGAAGCCCGATTATCTGAAGAAGGACTTCATCATCGAAAGCGGAACGGCGCGCGGAATCGACTTCCTGCTCAAATACGATTACCGCGGATTATACCTCTGGGCCACTTACTCGCTCGGCTATGTGAAACGGTATGACGGGGTAAGAACCTATTGGCCCAGTTTCGATCGTCGCCACAACCTCAACCTGGTCGGTTCCTACACCTTCGGAAAAGACAAAGCCTGGATGACGAGTGTGCGCTGGAACTTCGGTTCACCCTTTCCCTTCACCCAATCCCAGGGCTATTACGAGCAGCTCAATCTGAACAACGGATTGGGAACCGATATCCTGCAGCAAAACGGACAGATAGCGATCTACTACGCGGGCATCAACGAGGGCCGCTTGTCGTACTTCCACCGGCTGGATGTTTCCGTTCAACGCACCTTTAAGCTGGCCAAAAACACCAAACTCGAAGTTCAGGCATCGGCCACCAACCTGTACGACCGGAACAACATTTTCTACTTTGACCGCCTCTCCGGAACCAAAGTATACCAGCTCCCGATATTGCCAAGCCTGGGCGCAGCGCTCTCCTTCTGA
- a CDS encoding phosphatase PAP2 family protein, giving the protein MIILCAFLLHAGIAAAQQRPSLGAFLKEERIFSFRSPKGYVPMLMHNFGRQAVSPLHLNEQSFLILAGAGGATAALYYYDEDIDAWIRPWRDRHPFLREFSPHFTQLGDYYGYALVAGYGLTAMALRDHRHFRTAILASQAAITAGVWLRLVKVLTGRMRPLATYTDDVYPYDHWFGPFAVFDKKLKQGRSVAAFDAFPSGHTAAAFSIATVFAGRFSEHRAVPVVAYGTASLVAFSRMIEHEHWASDLIFGALAGYACGRQVLRREQEVFGEEKPQGRRRVEVEYGLAPIPSGGGLQVLLRF; this is encoded by the coding sequence GTGATTATTTTATGCGCGTTCCTGCTGCATGCGGGAATAGCCGCTGCGCAGCAACGACCTTCTCTTGGCGCATTTCTTAAAGAAGAGCGGATCTTTTCCTTCAGAAGCCCCAAAGGTTATGTGCCCATGCTGATGCACAACTTTGGGAGACAAGCGGTTTCGCCCCTTCACCTGAACGAGCAGAGCTTCCTGATTCTTGCCGGTGCCGGCGGCGCGACGGCAGCGCTGTATTATTATGACGAAGACATTGACGCCTGGATTCGTCCCTGGCGGGACCGGCATCCTTTTTTGCGAGAATTCAGTCCGCATTTCACACAACTGGGCGACTATTATGGCTACGCCCTGGTTGCCGGCTATGGTCTCACCGCGATGGCGCTGCGGGATCATCGTCACTTCCGGACCGCGATTCTGGCCAGTCAAGCGGCCATTACGGCCGGTGTTTGGCTGCGGCTTGTCAAAGTTCTGACCGGTCGCATGCGGCCGTTGGCGACCTATACGGACGACGTGTATCCCTACGACCATTGGTTCGGACCGTTCGCGGTCTTCGATAAGAAACTGAAACAGGGAAGAAGTGTAGCGGCGTTCGATGCCTTCCCGTCAGGGCATACCGCGGCCGCCTTTTCGATTGCAACCGTATTTGCCGGTCGTTTTTCCGAGCATCGTGCGGTACCGGTTGTGGCTTATGGAACGGCTTCGCTGGTCGCGTTCAGCCGAATGATCGAACACGAGCACTGGGCCTCCGACCTGATCTTCGGCGCGTTGGCTGGCTATGCCTGTGGTCGACAAGTACTCCGGCGTGAGCAGGAAGTTTTCGGAGAAGAAAAACCACAAGGCCGTCGCCGGGTGGAAGTGGAATACGGACTGGCGCCAATTCCTTCGGGTGGCGGCTTGCAAGTCTTGCTCAGGTTCTGA